One Stenotrophomonas sp. SAU14A_NAIMI4_5 DNA segment encodes these proteins:
- the pcaC gene encoding 4-carboxymuconolactone decarboxylase, with product MDEQERYEAGLAVRRQVLGEAHVDRSLQARTEFTTEFQDFITRTAWGTVWTREGLPRHTRSLLTIVMMVALGHDEEFKLHIRAARNNGVTPEEIKEVLLQAAIYCGVPAANHAFALAKPILEEQASER from the coding sequence ATGGACGAACAGGAACGCTACGAAGCCGGCCTTGCGGTGCGCCGCCAGGTGCTGGGCGAGGCGCATGTCGACCGCTCGCTGCAGGCGCGCACGGAATTCACGACTGAATTCCAGGATTTCATCACCCGCACGGCATGGGGCACGGTGTGGACCCGCGAGGGACTGCCGCGGCACACGCGCTCGCTGCTGACCATCGTGATGATGGTGGCGCTGGGCCATGACGAGGAATTCAAGCTGCACATCCGCGCCGCCCGCAACAACGGGGTGACGCCGGAGGAGATCAAGGAAGTGCTGCTGCAGGCGGCGATCTACTGCGGCGTGCCGGCGGCCAATCACGCGTTCGCGCTGGCCAAGCCGATCCTGGAAGAGCAGGCTTCGGAGCGCTGA
- a CDS encoding IclR family transcriptional regulator C-terminal domain-containing protein translates to MPAVPPSRRPKRPPAPPQDRGLAHELMQQIQDNQGDPDFMTSLGRGLAVLSVFSQHPREVTMSQISTDTGISRAAVRRVLYTLEKLGYVGEQGRGFVLLPRVLGMGGAYVASSSMTAAAQPVLDALRDDVHESCSLGVLDGDDILYVARAETVRIMSIGLRAGSRLPAYCTSMGRVLLSALPRDTLEGYLERNPLRPRTERTVTRMDDFLDLLEKVRREGVSLVDQELEIGLRSIAVPVHSRSGEVVAALNIGTQAGRIGLGVMQTQLLPRLREAAQRLGMLLN, encoded by the coding sequence ATGCCTGCCGTTCCTCCCAGCCGCCGCCCCAAGCGCCCGCCTGCGCCACCGCAGGATCGTGGCCTGGCCCATGAGCTGATGCAGCAGATCCAGGACAACCAGGGCGACCCGGATTTCATGACCTCGCTCGGCCGCGGCCTGGCTGTACTGAGCGTGTTCTCGCAGCACCCGCGCGAAGTGACGATGTCGCAGATCAGCACCGATACGGGCATCTCGCGCGCAGCGGTACGGCGCGTGCTGTACACGCTGGAAAAGTTGGGTTACGTCGGCGAACAGGGCCGTGGCTTCGTGCTGCTGCCGCGCGTGCTGGGCATGGGCGGCGCCTATGTCGCCTCGTCGTCGATGACGGCGGCGGCGCAACCGGTGCTGGATGCCCTGCGCGATGACGTGCACGAATCCTGCTCGCTGGGCGTGCTCGACGGCGATGACATACTGTACGTGGCGCGCGCGGAAACCGTGCGCATCATGTCGATCGGCCTGCGGGCGGGCAGCCGCCTGCCGGCGTACTGCACCTCGATGGGCCGCGTGCTGCTGTCGGCGCTGCCGCGCGACACGCTGGAAGGCTATCTGGAACGCAATCCGCTGCGGCCGCGCACCGAACGCACGGTCACCCGCATGGACGATTTCCTCGACCTGCTGGAAAAGGTGCGCCGCGAAGGCGTCTCGCTGGTCGACCAGGAACTGGAGATCGGCCTGCGCTCGATCGCCGTGCCGGTGCATTCGCGCAGCGGCGAGGTGGTGGCCGCGCTGAACATCGGCACCCAGGCGGGCCGCATCGGCCTGGGCGTGATGCAGACCCAGCTGCTGCCGCGCCTGCGCGAGGCGGCGCAGCGCTTGGGCATGTTGTTGAATTGA
- a CDS encoding membrane-bound PQQ-dependent dehydrogenase, glucose/quinate/shikimate family has protein sequence MDETTKVPALCRVLVVLLGILVTLFGLALLVGGVRLVMLGGSWYFLLMGAVSAVAGVLLVMRRPNGALLYGLAFVATLVWALVDAGWEFWPLVSRLVMPAVLALLVALAWPVLRRSRGQVAGRGAYGVAAVLLVGLLGTAFSAFQPRPVQTAQGTTPPVVPVAKGAEQRDWMHWGNTTAGTRFAALDQITPANVKELQVAWTAHTGDVPESNGFGAEDQNTPLQIGDTLYLCTPHNQVIAIDADSGKQRWAFDPKATAPNWQRCRGLGYFDATTAPAAATTAAPAPAPQPATETASAGPALCEKRILMTSIDARLFALDAKTGALCPDFGSNGVVDLKTGMGEIKPGFYTLTAAPLVAGDLIVVGGRVADNIEVGEPSGVVRAYNVRTGALAWVWDLSKETPDVPLDPSIHYTRATPNVWTSMAYDPQLGLVYLPTGNTTPDQWAGERTPQDDKYSSAVVALDVATGKERWVYQTVHHDLWDYDLPAQPTLTDVPDGKGGTLPALLQITKAGQIFMLNRQTGVPISEVRNIPAPQGNAEGERYAATQPLSVGLPQIGAQTLTESDMWGATPIDQMLCRIQFKQFRYDGMYTPPGEDLALQWPGSLGGMNWGSASVDPTTGYLFVNDMRLGLWTKLIPRAQMTSGAGGVEMGAASQTGTPYGSLRDRFLSKLGIPCQKPPFGTMSAINLATRQLVWQVPVGTVKDTGPMGIKMGLPIPIGMPTLGGSLSTQSGLLFFAGTQDYYLRAYDSRTGEEVWKARMPVGSQGTPMTYVSPKTGRQYVVISAGGARQSPDRGDYVIAYALPERK, from the coding sequence GTGGACGAGACGACGAAAGTTCCGGCCCTGTGCCGTGTGCTGGTGGTCCTGCTCGGCATCCTGGTGACTCTGTTCGGCCTGGCTCTGCTGGTCGGTGGTGTTCGCCTGGTAATGCTGGGGGGCAGTTGGTATTTCCTGCTGATGGGTGCGGTTTCGGCCGTGGCCGGCGTACTGCTGGTGATGCGCCGGCCGAACGGTGCGCTGCTGTACGGCCTGGCCTTCGTGGCCACGCTGGTGTGGGCGCTGGTGGATGCAGGCTGGGAGTTCTGGCCGCTGGTCTCGCGCTTGGTGATGCCGGCCGTGCTGGCCCTGCTGGTCGCACTGGCCTGGCCGGTACTGCGCCGCAGCCGCGGCCAGGTCGCCGGCCGTGGCGCCTACGGCGTGGCCGCGGTGCTGCTGGTCGGCCTGCTGGGCACGGCCTTCTCCGCCTTCCAGCCGCGTCCGGTGCAGACCGCACAGGGCACGACGCCGCCGGTGGTGCCGGTGGCCAAGGGCGCTGAGCAGCGCGACTGGATGCACTGGGGCAACACCACCGCCGGCACCCGCTTCGCCGCGCTGGACCAGATCACCCCGGCCAACGTGAAGGAACTGCAGGTCGCCTGGACCGCGCACACCGGCGACGTGCCGGAAAGCAACGGCTTCGGTGCCGAGGACCAGAACACCCCGCTGCAGATCGGCGACACCCTGTACCTGTGCACCCCGCACAACCAGGTGATCGCCATCGACGCCGACTCCGGCAAGCAGCGCTGGGCCTTCGATCCCAAGGCCACCGCGCCGAACTGGCAGCGTTGCCGTGGCCTGGGCTACTTCGATGCGACCACTGCACCGGCAGCCGCAACGACGGCTGCACCGGCACCCGCGCCGCAGCCGGCCACCGAGACCGCCAGCGCCGGCCCGGCCCTGTGCGAAAAGCGCATCCTGATGACCTCCATCGATGCGCGCCTGTTCGCGCTGGATGCGAAGACCGGCGCGCTGTGCCCGGACTTCGGCAGCAACGGCGTGGTCGATCTGAAGACCGGCATGGGCGAGATCAAGCCCGGCTTCTACACCCTTACTGCCGCACCGCTGGTGGCCGGTGATCTGATCGTGGTCGGCGGCCGTGTGGCCGACAACATCGAAGTGGGTGAACCGTCCGGCGTGGTGCGTGCCTACAACGTGCGTACCGGCGCGCTGGCCTGGGTCTGGGACCTGTCGAAGGAAACCCCGGATGTGCCGCTGGATCCGTCGATCCACTACACGCGCGCCACGCCGAACGTGTGGACCTCGATGGCCTACGACCCGCAGCTGGGCCTGGTCTACCTGCCCACCGGCAACACCACGCCGGACCAGTGGGCCGGCGAGCGCACCCCGCAGGATGACAAGTACAGCTCGGCCGTGGTCGCGCTGGACGTCGCCACCGGCAAGGAGCGCTGGGTCTACCAGACCGTGCACCACGATCTGTGGGATTACGATCTGCCGGCGCAGCCGACCCTGACCGACGTGCCCGACGGCAAGGGCGGCACCCTGCCGGCCCTGCTGCAGATCACCAAGGCCGGGCAGATCTTCATGCTCAACCGCCAGACCGGCGTGCCGATCAGCGAAGTGCGCAACATCCCGGCGCCGCAGGGCAATGCCGAAGGCGAACGCTATGCCGCGACCCAGCCGCTGTCGGTGGGCCTGCCGCAGATCGGCGCGCAGACGCTGACCGAGTCGGACATGTGGGGTGCGACCCCGATCGACCAGATGCTGTGCCGCATCCAGTTCAAGCAGTTCCGCTACGACGGCATGTACACGCCGCCGGGCGAAGACCTCGCGCTGCAGTGGCCGGGTTCGTTGGGTGGCATGAACTGGGGCAGCGCCTCGGTCGACCCGACCACCGGCTACCTGTTCGTCAATGACATGCGCCTGGGCCTGTGGACCAAGCTGATCCCGCGTGCGCAGATGACCAGCGGCGCCGGTGGCGTTGAAATGGGTGCGGCCTCGCAGACCGGTACGCCGTACGGCTCGCTGCGCGACCGCTTCCTGTCCAAGCTGGGCATCCCCTGCCAGAAGCCGCCGTTCGGCACGATGTCGGCGATCAACCTGGCCACCCGCCAGCTGGTCTGGCAGGTGCCGGTGGGCACGGTGAAGGACACCGGCCCGATGGGCATCAAGATGGGCCTGCCGATTCCGATCGGCATGCCGACCCTGGGCGGTTCGCTGTCCACGCAGTCGGGCCTGCTGTTCTTCGCCGGTACGCAGGACTACTACCTGCGCGCCTACGACAGCCGCACCGGTGAGGAAGTGTGGAAGGCCCGCATGCCGGTCGGCAGCCAGGGCACGCCGATGACCTACGTCTCGCCGAAAACCGGTCGCCAGTACGTGGTGATTTCCGCCGGTGGCGCACGCCAGTCGCCGGACCGTGGCGACTACGTGATCGCCTACGCGCTGCCCGAGCGCAAGTAA
- a CDS encoding adenine phosphoribosyltransferase, translated as MTDATVAVPAWASRLRDIADFPKPGILFKDIMPLLAHGEDFRGAITAMADRWRGQQLDAIVGIESRGFILGAAMALELGVGFVPVRKPGKLPGKVLREEYTLEYRSDCIEVHADALPAGARVAIIDDVLATGGTLGAALSLVRRLGVEVVGAGVLVELDGLGGRGRWEADLPLHTELVF; from the coding sequence ATGACCGACGCCACCGTGGCCGTCCCCGCCTGGGCCTCGCGCCTGCGCGATATCGCCGATTTCCCGAAGCCCGGCATCCTGTTCAAGGACATCATGCCGCTGCTCGCCCACGGCGAAGACTTCCGCGGCGCGATCACGGCCATGGCCGACCGCTGGCGCGGGCAGCAGCTGGACGCCATCGTCGGCATCGAATCGCGTGGTTTCATCCTGGGCGCCGCCATGGCGCTGGAACTGGGCGTGGGCTTCGTGCCGGTGCGCAAGCCGGGCAAGCTGCCGGGCAAGGTGCTGCGCGAGGAATACACCCTGGAATACCGCAGCGACTGCATCGAAGTGCACGCCGACGCGCTGCCGGCCGGCGCGCGCGTGGCCATCATCGATGACGTGCTGGCCACCGGCGGCACCCTGGGTGCCGCGCTGTCGCTGGTGCGCCGACTGGGTGTCGAAGTGGTCGGCGCCGGCGTGCTGGTCGAGCTGGACGGCCTGGGTGGCCGCGGCCGTTGGGAAGCGGATCTGCCGCTGCACACCGAACTGGTGTTCTGA
- the dbpA gene encoding ATP-dependent RNA helicase DbpA, whose translation MTDFSTLPLSPALQPGLDALGYTTLTPIQAQSLPAILDRRDVIAQAPTGSGKTAAFGLGLLQAIDPSLIRVQALVLCPTRELADQVAKQIRKLATGIPNLKLLLLVGGVPLGPQLASLEGHDPHVVVGTPGRVQELARKRALNLGAVRTLVLDEADRMLDMGFEEPIREIAGRTHKDRQSLLFSATFPDSIREIARDLLRDALEVTVEGADQAPAIRHLFCEVEPAHRQKALAGLLLKYTPESAVVFCNTRKDVDEVANSLQQFGFSALALHGDMEQRDREEVLLRLANRSCNVLVASDVAARGLDVEELAAVINYELPTDVESYQHRVGRTGRAGASGLAISLVAGREKSRAEAVEAHLGQPLDWQKTPLATSRPAELPQAAMRTLRIDGGKTDKLRPGDILGALTGDAGLSGKHIGKIAIFPTRSYVAIAREQVNKAVAKLEAGKIKGRRFRVRMM comes from the coding sequence ATGACTGACTTTTCGACCCTGCCGCTGAGCCCGGCCCTGCAGCCCGGCCTGGACGCCCTCGGCTACACCACCCTTACGCCGATCCAGGCGCAGAGCCTGCCGGCGATCCTCGATCGCCGCGATGTGATCGCACAGGCGCCGACCGGCAGCGGCAAGACCGCCGCCTTCGGCCTGGGCCTGCTGCAGGCCATCGATCCCAGCCTGATCCGCGTGCAGGCGCTGGTGCTGTGCCCGACCCGCGAACTGGCCGACCAGGTCGCCAAGCAGATCCGCAAGCTGGCCACCGGCATCCCCAACCTGAAGCTGCTGCTGCTGGTCGGTGGCGTGCCGCTGGGCCCGCAGCTGGCCTCGCTGGAAGGCCACGATCCGCACGTGGTGGTCGGCACTCCCGGCCGCGTGCAGGAACTGGCCCGCAAGCGCGCGCTGAACCTGGGCGCGGTGCGCACCCTGGTGCTGGACGAAGCCGACCGCATGCTGGACATGGGCTTTGAAGAGCCGATCCGCGAGATTGCCGGCCGCACCCACAAGGACCGGCAGAGCCTGCTGTTCTCGGCCACCTTCCCTGACAGCATCCGCGAGATCGCCCGCGACCTGCTGCGCGATGCGCTGGAAGTGACCGTGGAAGGCGCCGACCAGGCCCCGGCCATCCGCCACCTGTTCTGCGAAGTGGAACCGGCGCACCGGCAGAAGGCGCTGGCCGGCCTGCTGCTGAAGTACACGCCCGAATCGGCGGTGGTGTTCTGCAACACCCGCAAGGACGTGGACGAGGTCGCCAACTCGCTGCAGCAGTTTGGCTTCTCGGCGCTGGCCCTGCATGGCGACATGGAGCAGCGCGACCGCGAGGAAGTGCTGCTCCGCCTGGCCAACCGCAGCTGCAACGTGCTGGTGGCCAGCGACGTGGCCGCGCGCGGGCTGGACGTGGAAGAGCTGGCGGCGGTGATCAACTACGAGCTGCCCACCGACGTGGAGAGCTACCAGCACCGCGTGGGCCGTACCGGCCGCGCCGGTGCCAGCGGCCTGGCGATCAGCCTGGTGGCCGGTCGCGAGAAGAGCCGCGCCGAGGCCGTCGAAGCCCATCTGGGCCAGCCGCTGGACTGGCAGAAGACGCCGCTGGCGACGTCGCGCCCAGCCGAGCTGCCGCAGGCGGCCATGCGCACCCTGCGTATCGATGGTGGCAAGACCGACAAGCTGCGCCCGGGCGACATCCTCGGCGCGCTGACCGGCGATGCCGGCCTGTCGGGCAAGCACATCGGCAAGATCGCGATCTTCCCGACCCGCTCCTACGTGGCCATCGCCCGTGAGCAGGTCAACAAGGCCGTGGCGAAGCTGGAAGCCGGCAAGATCAAGGGCCGCCGCTTCCGCGTGCGGATGATGTGA
- a CDS encoding ATP-binding cassette domain-containing protein: MPLITLQNVDFSVGGPLLLEKAELSIEPGERIALIGRNGAGKSTLLKLLSGDHKPDDGEVRVQQGVRVTRLEQEVPHGAAGSVFDVVADGLGELGQWLAEFHHLSHAEVFDGEALGNVQAKIDAANGWGLDQRVSETLTKLDLDGEAEFGRLSGGMKRRVLLARALVSSPDVLLLDEPTNHLDIEAIDWLEAFLKGWSGSVVFVTHDRRFLRALATRIVEIDRGQVTSWPGDWANYERRREERLNAQAQENARFDKLLAQEEVWIRQGIKARRTRDEGRVRRLKAMRNERSQRRELSGNVKMEAAQGVSSGKKVIDVKDISFAFGERTMVRDFTTTILRGDRIGLIGPNGSGKTTLLKLLLGELQPQKGEVNAGTNLQIAYFDQYRAVLREDWSAIENVAEGRDFLEFNGKRKHVHAYLQDFMFTPERARAPITRLSGGERNRLLLAKLFAQPSNLLVMDEPTNDLDVETLELLEELLGDYTGTLLLVSHDRDFIDNVVTSTLVMEGDGVIGEYVGGYTDWQRYAASVAAPAAAPVVKPAAAAPAAAAAAAPAAPKRKLAYKEARELEQLPKTIEKLEGDVEGLTAAMNDPSFYTRSSAEVTAHTQQLAKVQADLDAAYARWEELEG, encoded by the coding sequence ATGCCTCTGATTACCCTACAGAACGTCGACTTCAGCGTCGGCGGCCCGTTGTTGCTGGAAAAGGCCGAACTGTCGATCGAGCCGGGCGAACGCATCGCCCTGATCGGCCGCAACGGCGCCGGCAAATCCACCCTGCTCAAGCTGCTGTCCGGCGACCACAAGCCCGATGATGGCGAAGTCCGCGTGCAGCAGGGCGTCCGCGTGACCCGCCTGGAGCAGGAAGTGCCGCATGGCGCTGCCGGCTCGGTGTTCGACGTCGTGGCCGATGGCTTGGGCGAACTGGGCCAGTGGCTGGCCGAATTCCACCACCTCAGCCACGCCGAGGTCTTCGACGGTGAAGCCCTGGGCAACGTCCAGGCCAAGATCGACGCCGCCAACGGCTGGGGCCTGGACCAGCGCGTCAGCGAAACCCTGACCAAGCTCGACCTGGACGGCGAGGCCGAGTTCGGCCGCCTGTCCGGCGGCATGAAGCGCCGCGTGCTGCTGGCCCGCGCGCTGGTGTCCAGCCCGGACGTGCTGCTGCTGGACGAACCGACCAACCACCTCGACATCGAGGCCATCGACTGGCTGGAAGCCTTCCTGAAGGGCTGGAGCGGCAGCGTGGTGTTCGTCACCCATGACCGCCGCTTCCTGCGCGCGCTGGCCACCCGCATCGTCGAGATCGACCGCGGCCAGGTCACCAGCTGGCCGGGCGACTGGGCCAACTACGAGCGCCGCCGCGAGGAGCGCCTGAACGCACAGGCGCAGGAAAACGCCCGCTTCGACAAGCTGCTGGCGCAGGAAGAAGTCTGGATCCGGCAGGGCATCAAGGCCCGCCGCACCCGCGACGAAGGCCGCGTGCGCCGCCTGAAGGCGATGCGCAACGAGCGTTCGCAGCGCCGCGAACTCAGCGGTAACGTCAAGATGGAAGCCGCGCAGGGCGTCAGCTCCGGCAAGAAGGTCATCGACGTCAAGGACATTTCGTTCGCCTTCGGCGAGCGCACCATGGTCCGCGACTTCACCACCACCATCCTGCGTGGCGACCGCATCGGTCTGATCGGCCCCAACGGCAGCGGCAAGACCACGCTGCTGAAGCTGCTGCTGGGCGAACTGCAGCCGCAGAAGGGGGAGGTCAACGCCGGCACCAACCTGCAGATCGCCTATTTCGACCAGTACCGTGCGGTACTGCGCGAAGACTGGAGCGCGATCGAGAACGTGGCCGAAGGCCGTGATTTCCTCGAGTTCAACGGCAAGCGCAAGCACGTGCATGCCTACCTGCAGGACTTCATGTTCACCCCCGAGCGTGCGCGCGCGCCGATCACCCGCCTGTCCGGTGGTGAGCGCAACCGCCTGCTGCTGGCCAAGCTGTTCGCGCAGCCGTCCAACCTGCTGGTGATGGACGAACCGACCAACGACCTCGACGTGGAAACCCTGGAGCTGCTGGAAGAGCTGCTGGGTGACTACACCGGCACGTTGCTGCTGGTCAGCCACGATCGTGACTTCATCGACAACGTGGTGACCTCCACGCTGGTGATGGAAGGCGACGGCGTGATCGGTGAGTACGTGGGTGGCTACACCGACTGGCAGCGCTATGCCGCCAGCGTGGCCGCGCCTGCGGCGGCGCCGGTGGTCAAGCCGGCTGCTGCTGCACCGGCCGCTGCTGCGGCGGCGGCCCCGGCCGCGCCCAAGCGCAAGCTGGCCTACAAGGAAGCGCGCGAGCTGGAACAGCTGCCCAAGACCATCGAGAAGCTGGAAGGCGACGTGGAAGGCCTGACCGCGGCGATGAACGACCCGTCGTTCTACACCCGCAGCAGCGCCGAAGTGACCGCGCATACCCAGCAACTGGCCAAGGTCCAGGCCGATCTGGATGCCGCGTACGCACGTTGGGAAGAGCTGGAAGGCTGA
- a CDS encoding cytochrome c: MSKAAHTMRHAIALSVALLLAACSQSQVESSEKSAGDPGHASGEHGSSSSAGLPPGREAAGEARANVKGKATNQSCIDCHGADGNAPIDPTYPKLGGQYGDYLAHALQAYRAGDRQHALMTPQAKDLSDQDIADLAAYFGSRPSQLRDLHGVK; this comes from the coding sequence ATGTCGAAAGCCGCGCACACGATGCGTCACGCCATCGCCCTGTCCGTTGCCCTGCTGCTGGCGGCCTGCTCGCAGTCGCAGGTGGAAAGCAGTGAGAAGTCGGCCGGCGACCCCGGCCACGCCAGTGGCGAACACGGTTCGTCCTCCTCGGCCGGCCTGCCGCCGGGCCGCGAGGCCGCCGGTGAAGCCCGGGCCAACGTGAAGGGAAAAGCGACCAACCAGAGCTGCATTGATTGCCACGGTGCCGACGGCAATGCGCCGATCGACCCGACCTACCCCAAGCTGGGTGGGCAGTACGGCGATTACCTGGCCCATGCCCTGCAGGCCTACCGTGCCGGCGACCGCCAGCATGCGTTGATGACCCCGCAGGCGAAGGACCTGAGCGACCAGGACATCGCCGACCTGGCCGCCTACTTCGGCAGCCGGCCGAGCCAGCTGCGGGATCTGCACGGGGTGAAGTGA
- a CDS encoding c-type cytochrome, protein MRPQPLAACLALAVLLPLGAAAQPAPAPAAPAPAPAQATPPAAAAPAGNFDNGRVLAYTCQGCHGITGYKNAYPSYRVPKIGGQTQQYLTQALTEYRQGKRRHPTMQAQSMSFSEQEIADLAVYLSTVK, encoded by the coding sequence ATGCGCCCGCAGCCGCTCGCCGCTTGTCTCGCTCTGGCCGTCCTCCTGCCCCTCGGGGCCGCCGCACAGCCCGCTCCTGCTCCTGCAGCACCCGCCCCGGCTCCTGCCCAGGCCACCCCGCCCGCTGCCGCCGCTCCGGCCGGCAACTTCGACAATGGCCGGGTGCTTGCCTATACCTGCCAGGGCTGCCACGGCATTACCGGTTACAAGAACGCGTACCCCAGCTACCGGGTACCGAAGATCGGTGGCCAGACCCAGCAGTACCTGACCCAGGCCCTGACCGAATACCGCCAGGGCAAGCGCCGGCACCCGACGATGCAGGCGCAGTCGATGAGTTTCAGCGAACAGGAGATCGCCGATCTCGCTGTTTACCTGTCCACCGTCAAGTAA
- a CDS encoding efflux RND transporter periplasmic adaptor subunit, giving the protein MSHPTFLPGRRTGLCAAALLISTSLLLGGCAAGPSADAKAAETKDEKKVDAVPVEVAVASHRAVAASYTGTAALEPRAESQVVAKTSGVALAVLVEEGQRVTAGQPLVRLDPDRARLAVAQSEAQMRKLENNYQRAQKLVGQQMVSASDVDQLRYDLENMRAQYRLATLELSYTTVVAPISGVIASRSIKTGNFVQINTPIFRIVDNSQLEATLNVPERELATLRAGQPVVLSADALPGKSFTGTVDRIAPVVDSGSGTFRVVSAFNGTEHALQPGMFGRIRIDYDQRADALVVPRLALLDDGEPAVFRVREGKVARVPVKLGYAEGPWVEIREGLSAGDQIVTAGKVALRDGTAVQVIADPKAAKAKPATVAAKATPADKAGSQQ; this is encoded by the coding sequence ATGTCGCACCCAACCTTCCTGCCCGGCCGCCGCACTGGACTCTGTGCCGCTGCCCTGCTGATTTCCACCTCCCTGCTGCTGGGCGGCTGCGCTGCCGGCCCCAGCGCCGACGCCAAGGCGGCTGAAACCAAGGACGAGAAGAAGGTCGACGCCGTGCCGGTGGAAGTAGCCGTGGCCAGCCACCGCGCGGTGGCCGCCAGCTACACCGGCACCGCCGCACTGGAGCCGCGCGCCGAATCGCAGGTGGTGGCCAAGACCTCCGGCGTGGCCCTGGCCGTGCTGGTCGAGGAGGGCCAGCGGGTCACCGCTGGCCAGCCGCTGGTGCGCCTGGACCCGGACCGCGCGCGTCTGGCCGTGGCACAGAGCGAGGCGCAGATGCGCAAGCTGGAAAACAACTACCAGCGCGCACAGAAGCTGGTCGGCCAGCAGATGGTCAGTGCTTCCGACGTCGACCAGCTGCGCTACGACCTGGAAAACATGCGCGCGCAGTACCGCCTGGCCACGCTGGAACTGTCCTACACCACGGTGGTGGCGCCGATTTCCGGGGTGATCGCCTCGCGGTCGATCAAGACCGGCAACTTCGTGCAGATCAACACGCCGATCTTCCGCATCGTCGACAACTCGCAGCTGGAGGCCACCCTCAACGTGCCCGAGCGCGAACTGGCCACCCTGCGCGCCGGCCAGCCGGTCGTGCTGTCGGCCGACGCACTGCCGGGCAAGAGCTTCACCGGCACGGTGGACCGCATCGCCCCGGTGGTCGATTCGGGCAGCGGCACCTTCCGCGTGGTCAGCGCCTTCAACGGCACCGAGCACGCACTGCAGCCGGGCATGTTCGGACGCATCCGCATCGACTACGACCAGCGCGCCGACGCGCTGGTGGTGCCGCGTCTGGCGCTGCTGGACGATGGCGAGCCGGCCGTGTTCCGCGTGCGCGAAGGCAAGGTGGCCCGCGTGCCGGTCAAGCTGGGCTATGCCGAGGGCCCGTGGGTGGAGATCCGCGAAGGCCTGTCCGCGGGTGACCAGATCGTCACCGCGGGCAAGGTCGCCCTGCGCGACGGCACCGCTGTGCAGGTCATCGCCGATCCCAAGGCGGCCAAGGCCAAGCCGGCCACCGTGGCCGCCAAGGCGACGCCCGCAGACAAGGCCGGGAGCCAGCAATGA